In Dyadobacter subterraneus, a single genomic region encodes these proteins:
- a CDS encoding OmpA family protein, producing MINKKNAKWLFAILLLSQSFDPAFAQTQWTYDFNNGLSPMEKGGPALHKLGQSGQFIKEKVPGSGEKGVPEIIRTVYQFEKNTGLQFDNKEANGFLNKSFTIEIYFKLNELDSWKRVLDFKNRKSDYGSYIYDGKLNFYDFAIGEKAPVKANQYIHYVYSRDFDTKAIKMYVNGISKVEFKDPGTEGVLDNEQVLNFFQDDLVANHEASAGSVALIRVYDRVMTPVFIRRSYQTISRAPKEVTAEIEAVKEESKPVEKETPIINTNLVQVTGKVFEGKNLNAVENADVSVRKTNNDSLVAQSKVHNGSYAFQLKPHESYKISVQAAGYQTKSIPVRTTSRATEVKSLISLSPETFDTPLATLLFTQSTETLENPAKTQLDSLVSYFQKRNDLKIMLKGHTDNIGDFDKNILLSNQRVQVVKNYLLEKGISGDRIQGVGYGSTRPNQKNLSEELRKLNRRVEVWAEPIKR from the coding sequence ATGATTAACAAAAAAAATGCGAAATGGCTTTTTGCAATTCTCCTTCTTAGCCAAAGTTTCGATCCTGCTTTTGCACAAACCCAGTGGACTTATGATTTCAATAATGGCTTGTCGCCTATGGAAAAAGGTGGCCCGGCTCTGCATAAATTAGGACAATCAGGGCAATTTATTAAGGAAAAAGTGCCTGGAAGTGGTGAGAAAGGTGTTCCGGAAATTATAAGAACTGTATATCAGTTTGAAAAAAATACGGGTTTACAATTCGATAATAAAGAGGCGAACGGTTTTCTGAACAAATCATTTACGATCGAGATTTATTTCAAGCTGAATGAGCTGGATAGCTGGAAACGCGTTCTGGATTTCAAAAACCGGAAAAGTGATTACGGAAGTTATATCTACGACGGGAAACTGAATTTTTACGATTTTGCCATTGGCGAAAAAGCGCCCGTAAAAGCCAATCAATATATCCATTATGTATATTCCCGCGACTTTGATACCAAAGCCATTAAAATGTATGTAAACGGTATTTCGAAAGTCGAATTCAAAGATCCTGGTACCGAAGGCGTTTTGGATAATGAACAGGTTCTGAATTTCTTTCAGGACGATCTTGTAGCCAATCATGAAGCAAGTGCAGGTTCTGTGGCTTTAATCCGGGTCTATGACCGCGTAATGACACCGGTTTTTATCCGAAGAAGCTATCAGACAATCAGCCGCGCACCGAAAGAAGTGACCGCTGAAATTGAAGCTGTTAAGGAAGAAAGTAAGCCTGTTGAAAAAGAAACGCCCATTATCAATACCAATCTGGTACAGGTTACAGGAAAAGTTTTCGAAGGAAAAAATCTTAACGCTGTGGAAAATGCGGATGTTTCTGTAAGGAAAACTAATAATGACTCGCTGGTGGCTCAAAGTAAGGTACACAATGGTTCTTATGCTTTCCAATTGAAACCGCATGAATCATACAAAATTTCTGTACAGGCAGCAGGATATCAAACCAAGAGTATTCCCGTAAGAACTACCAGTCGCGCGACAGAAGTGAAATCGCTGATCAGCCTGAGTCCGGAAACATTTGACACTCCGCTGGCCACATTATTATTTACCCAAAGTACGGAAACACTCGAAAACCCTGCCAAAACACAGCTTGATTCGCTGGTTTCCTATTTTCAAAAAAGAAACGACCTGAAAATTATGCTGAAAGGGCACACAGATAATATCGGGGATTTTGACAAAAATATTTTATTGTCAAATCAGCGTGTGCAGGTTGTAAAAAATTATTTATTGGAAAAAGGAATTTCAGGTGACAGAATCCAGGGCGTGGGTTACGGTTCTACAAGACCTAATCAGAAAAATCTTTCAGAAGAACTAAGAAAGCTAAACCGGCGGGTAGAAGTTTGGGCTGAGCCTATAAAAAGATAA
- a CDS encoding DMT family transporter, protein MKNILIGLVFSILWASASVATKFGVQSASPLILANVRFFIAGILLLGFSYGFKKDSAFRLPNRNEFKQLALFGFMNTTLYLGLYVCAMKYTAAGIGSLAVSTNPLIIVLLSAWWLHRKPAKAEWLGIVLGMAGVAVATYPLLKNSFTTLTGISLLLISMLTVSAASVYYASVKWELPNLLINGWQVMLGGIFLLPFTAVFSDFNATHWDLTFWGSVLWLSLAVSVVGLICWFYLLRIDTVRASLWLFLCPLFGFFFAWWLMDEPVTVYTIIGTVLVIAGLYAGQKSKLQSIKK, encoded by the coding sequence GTGAAAAATATTCTAATCGGTCTTGTCTTTTCCATTCTGTGGGCCTCTGCTTCGGTCGCAACCAAGTTTGGTGTTCAGTCTGCTTCTCCTTTGATATTAGCAAACGTTCGTTTTTTTATTGCAGGTATATTGCTGCTCGGTTTTTCTTACGGATTTAAAAAAGATTCCGCATTCCGTCTTCCAAATCGAAACGAATTTAAGCAGCTCGCTTTGTTCGGGTTTATGAATACAACGCTGTACCTCGGCTTGTACGTGTGTGCGATGAAATATACAGCAGCCGGCATCGGAAGTCTGGCTGTTTCAACAAATCCGCTGATCATTGTTTTGTTATCCGCATGGTGGCTTCATAGAAAACCTGCAAAAGCGGAATGGTTGGGAATTGTACTCGGAATGGCTGGCGTGGCCGTTGCGACCTATCCCTTATTGAAAAATAGTTTTACAACATTGACAGGGATTTCCTTACTATTAATCAGTATGCTTACCGTTTCAGCTGCCAGTGTTTACTACGCCAGTGTGAAATGGGAGTTGCCAAATTTGCTGATCAATGGCTGGCAGGTAATGCTGGGAGGCATATTTTTATTGCCATTCACCGCTGTTTTTAGTGATTTTAACGCCACGCATTGGGATTTAACATTTTGGGGTTCCGTTTTATGGTTAAGTCTTGCAGTATCCGTAGTCGGGCTAATCTGCTGGTTTTATCTGCTTCGGATTGATACAGTCCGGGCGTCATTATGGCTTTTTTTATGTCCGCTTTTTGGTTTTTTCTTTGCCTGGTGGTTAATGGATGAGCCGGTTACAGTTTATACCATTATAGGAACCGTACTCGTTATCGCAGGATTATATGCCGGACAAAAATCCAAATTGCAGAGTATAAAAAAATAG
- a CDS encoding PhzF family phenazine biosynthesis protein, translating to MKLNIYQIDAFTDQLFSGNPAAVVPLESWLPDETLQSIAAENNLAETAFYVPTENGFHIRWFTPMLEVELCGHATLAAGYVIFNIQGYEGDLIKFESLSGELTVHCKDNWLTLNFPVDPYHIAVPPPALMEGLSDATILEVYKGKTDYMVVLDTEAEVRDLDFDIIVLSTIPARGIIVTAPGDDVDFVSRFFAPQSGVDEDPVTGSAHTTLIPYWAEKLSKTDLTAKQLSKRGGYLKCDLDGDRVNIGGQARLYLKGEIETE from the coding sequence ATGAAACTTAATATATACCAAATAGACGCATTTACGGATCAACTTTTCTCTGGAAACCCGGCGGCGGTAGTACCGTTGGAAAGCTGGCTTCCGGATGAAACACTTCAAAGTATTGCAGCTGAAAATAATCTGGCTGAAACCGCTTTTTACGTACCGACCGAAAATGGTTTTCATATCCGCTGGTTTACACCGATGCTGGAAGTTGAACTTTGCGGCCATGCTACATTGGCAGCCGGATATGTGATCTTCAACATACAGGGATATGAAGGTGACCTTATCAAATTTGAATCGCTGAGCGGAGAATTGACAGTTCATTGTAAAGACAACTGGCTGACGCTGAATTTCCCCGTAGATCCATATCACATTGCCGTACCACCTCCTGCTCTGATGGAAGGATTAAGTGATGCAACAATTTTGGAAGTTTACAAAGGAAAAACGGATTACATGGTCGTGCTTGATACCGAGGCGGAAGTACGCGATCTTGATTTTGATATCATTGTACTTTCCACCATTCCGGCTCGTGGTATTATTGTTACGGCACCAGGTGATGATGTTGACTTTGTATCACGCTTTTTCGCTCCGCAATCCGGTGTTGATGAAGATCCTGTAACTGGTTCTGCACATACAACGCTGATACCTTACTGGGCGGAAAAACTTTCAAAAACTGATCTGACTGCGAAACAGCTTTCGAAACGCGGTGGATATCTGAAATGTGATCTTGATGGAGACCGCGTTAATATTGGCGGACAAGCCCGTCTTTATCTAAAAGGTGAAATTGAAACTGAATAA
- a CDS encoding YdeI/OmpD-associated family protein, whose product MSVIFESKIHHLEHLVGTRYLLVPNEIIEKLGGSFSVRLWCTVNEKLKWQCGLVALGNGDAYISINAQRIKQLKAKEGETFTVDLEIDDSEYGLEVPEELKELLDQDEEGNRRFNLLVAGKRRFIIRHITAVKSSQLRIDRAVTLIENLKRLGIGKEGFKEILGK is encoded by the coding sequence ATGTCCGTCATCTTTGAATCAAAAATTCATCATTTGGAACACCTGGTCGGGACGCGCTATTTACTTGTTCCAAATGAGATTATTGAAAAACTTGGAGGATCATTTTCTGTTCGTCTCTGGTGCACGGTTAACGAAAAACTGAAATGGCAGTGTGGACTGGTTGCTTTGGGAAATGGAGATGCTTACATCAGTATTAATGCACAGCGAATCAAACAATTAAAAGCAAAGGAAGGTGAAACATTCACCGTGGATCTGGAAATTGACGACAGTGAATATGGCCTGGAAGTGCCGGAAGAATTGAAAGAATTGCTGGATCAGGATGAAGAAGGAAACAGACGTTTTAATTTGTTGGTTGCCGGAAAGCGGCGTTTTATTATCCGGCATATTACCGCTGTCAAAAGCAGCCAGCTGCGAATTGATCGTGCTGTGACATTAATTGAAAATCTTAAAAGATTGGGAATAGGAAAAGAAGGTTTTAAAGAGATTCTTGGCAAATAA
- the treA gene encoding alpha,alpha-trehalase TreA, which produces MFGFIAPSVTFGQSLTSPEELFGSLFNDIQNSHIFSDSKTFADCIPTEDPVLIIERYYQQKSDPDFNLVEFVHQHFRIPREIKVDFKPDPDLTTEEHIRKLWPYLTRQPEDQERGGSLIPLPNPYVVPGGRFREIYYWDSYFTMLGLKECGRVDLIKNMIDNFAYLINTFGHVPTGNRTYYLSRSQPPFFSLMVRLYSEMEGKKILKKYLPQMKKEYDYWMDEGNCESGDFNCNRRVVRFENGVLLNRYWDDKATPRPEAFREDVELAEEAYEKHNVSRESIYRHLRAAAESGWDFSTRWFGDENDFSTIQTTDILPVDLNCLMYHLEKTLAEAYLLNEEFECYQDFELRAKKRCEAIDTYFWDSTRNYYMDYNFTKKEQSKAVTLAGAFPLFFKLAGKQQSHYVRAYIRLNFMRSGGLLTTKLKSGQQWDAPNGWAPLQWITYKGLRNYNFHKTANELSAEWLSLNEKEFKRTGKMMEKYNVSDTNLEAGGGEYDVQEGFGWTNGVYLRMKNRKK; this is translated from the coding sequence TTGTTCGGATTTATTGCGCCCTCAGTTACGTTTGGTCAATCGCTGACATCTCCGGAAGAGTTGTTTGGCTCCTTATTTAATGATATTCAAAACAGTCATATATTCAGTGATTCCAAAACCTTTGCAGATTGTATTCCTACGGAAGATCCGGTATTGATTATTGAAAGATATTATCAGCAAAAAAGTGATCCGGATTTCAATCTGGTAGAATTTGTACACCAGCATTTTCGAATTCCAAGAGAAATAAAAGTTGATTTCAAGCCGGATCCTGATCTTACAACCGAAGAACACATCCGTAAATTGTGGCCATATCTTACCCGTCAGCCGGAAGATCAGGAACGCGGCGGCTCACTGATTCCACTTCCAAATCCTTACGTAGTACCTGGTGGCAGATTTCGGGAAATTTATTATTGGGATAGTTATTTTACAATGCTCGGGTTGAAAGAATGTGGAAGAGTTGATCTGATCAAAAATATGATCGACAATTTCGCTTATCTGATTAATACTTTCGGGCACGTTCCTACGGGAAACAGGACATATTATCTAAGCCGGTCGCAACCTCCGTTTTTTTCATTAATGGTCAGGTTGTATAGTGAAATGGAAGGCAAAAAGATCCTGAAAAAATATTTGCCTCAGATGAAAAAAGAGTACGATTACTGGATGGATGAAGGTAATTGTGAAAGTGGCGATTTTAACTGCAACCGTCGTGTAGTCCGCTTTGAAAATGGAGTTTTATTGAATAGGTATTGGGACGACAAAGCCACACCCAGACCGGAAGCTTTCCGGGAAGATGTGGAATTGGCAGAGGAAGCTTATGAAAAACATAATGTCTCCAGAGAATCAATTTATCGTCACTTACGCGCCGCTGCGGAATCCGGGTGGGATTTCAGTACCAGATGGTTTGGTGATGAAAATGATTTTTCAACGATTCAAACCACAGATATACTTCCGGTGGACTTGAACTGTCTGATGTACCATTTGGAAAAAACATTGGCCGAGGCATATCTGCTGAATGAAGAATTTGAATGTTACCAGGATTTTGAATTAAGAGCAAAAAAACGCTGCGAGGCTATTGATACCTATTTTTGGGACAGCACCCGGAATTATTATATGGATTATAATTTCACAAAAAAAGAGCAATCAAAAGCAGTAACATTAGCGGGGGCATTTCCTTTGTTTTTTAAATTGGCCGGAAAACAGCAATCGCATTACGTCAGGGCTTATATCCGTCTCAATTTTATGCGTTCTGGCGGTTTATTAACTACAAAATTAAAAAGTGGACAACAATGGGATGCACCAAATGGCTGGGCACCGCTGCAATGGATTACTTACAAAGGTTTGCGTAATTATAATTTTCACAAAACAGCAAATGAACTGAGTGCGGAGTGGCTTTCCTTGAATGAAAAGGAATTTAAGCGTACCGGCAAAATGATGGAAAAGTACAACGTTTCCGATACTAATCTGGAAGCTGGAGGGGGCGAGTATGATGTACAGGAAGGTTTTGGTTGGACAAACGGCGTGTATTTACGAATGAAAAACAGGAAAAAATAA
- a CDS encoding M20/M25/M40 family metallo-hydrolase — protein MKYFLTLLLTSFITNSFAQTISPSPENISKHVYALASDKMKGRGTGSKENSKAAEYVIKQFKKYGLKPLGTDGFKQPFIAKVKRVVVPDSLRKTENIIGFLDNGAEYTIVIGAHFDHLGMGNQGSSKEEHPEGKIHNGADDNASGVAGLIELARYFSENNIKEAYNFLFIAFGAEELGLLGSKHFVNNPTLPLSKINLMCNMDMIGRYNPDRGVGIGGVGTSPQWAGIFENVKGSVRFFTDAAGSGGSDHGSFYAKKIPVLFFHTGGHDDYHKPSDDPEKVDVKSEAGILNIEIKLIENAMKLPKLDFTEVK, from the coding sequence ATGAAATATTTCCTTACACTTCTGCTTACATCATTTATTACAAATTCATTTGCCCAAACCATTTCTCCATCTCCTGAAAACATTTCAAAACATGTTTACGCATTAGCCTCCGACAAAATGAAAGGGCGTGGTACCGGAAGTAAAGAAAACTCCAAAGCTGCGGAATATGTCATCAAACAGTTTAAAAAGTACGGCCTCAAACCACTCGGAACGGATGGATTTAAACAACCATTTATCGCCAAAGTAAAACGTGTTGTTGTTCCGGACAGTTTGAGAAAAACGGAGAACATTATTGGTTTTCTTGATAATGGAGCTGAATACACGATTGTAATCGGTGCACATTTTGATCATCTTGGGATGGGAAATCAGGGAAGTTCAAAAGAGGAACATCCCGAAGGAAAAATTCACAACGGAGCAGATGATAATGCATCCGGCGTAGCGGGACTGATTGAACTGGCACGTTATTTTTCAGAAAACAATATTAAGGAAGCCTATAATTTTCTTTTCATCGCCTTCGGTGCTGAGGAACTGGGACTTCTGGGATCAAAACATTTTGTAAATAATCCGACGCTGCCTTTAAGCAAGATCAATTTGATGTGCAACATGGACATGATCGGGCGTTATAACCCAGATCGGGGCGTGGGAATTGGTGGCGTTGGTACCAGTCCGCAATGGGCCGGAATTTTCGAGAATGTCAAAGGAAGTGTCAGGTTTTTTACGGACGCAGCAGGTAGCGGAGGGTCAGATCACGGATCATTTTACGCAAAAAAAATACCGGTTCTGTTTTTTCATACCGGCGGCCATGATGACTATCATAAGCCTTCCGACGACCCGGAAAAGGTGGATGTAAAATCAGAAGCCGGCATTCTCAACATTGAAATAAAACTCATTGAAAATGCCATGAAGTTGCCAAAACTGGATTTTACTGAGGTAAAATAA
- a CDS encoding type II toxin-antitoxin system RelE family toxin — MVVEFVKRFEKELKNAPRDIQKRIILIVEKLQSASSLETAEVDYKKMEGQKPWENYYRIRVGDWSIGVEYINPDITLLRLLCRGTIYKNFPPK; from the coding sequence ATGGTAGTTGAGTTTGTCAAAAGATTTGAAAAGGAATTAAAAAACGCTCCCAGAGATATTCAAAAACGAATAATCTTAATCGTTGAAAAACTCCAGTCTGCAAGTTCCCTTGAAACGGCCGAAGTTGATTATAAAAAAATGGAAGGTCAAAAGCCCTGGGAAAATTATTACAGAATAAGAGTTGGAGACTGGAGCATCGGCGTCGAATATATCAATCCCGATATTACATTATTAAGATTACTGTGCCGCGGTACTATTTACAAGAACTTTCCACCAAAATAA
- a CDS encoding glycoside hydrolase family 3 N-terminal domain-containing protein → MKKAIIFFVFHLLLFAFSNSKAQTTTPPQFLNKNRQWVDSVFATLTPDERISQLIMVAAVSDVKRAVIDPKTSNPAFIEKLIKENKIGGIVFFQGGPVPQARLTNYYQSISKVPLLVAMDAEFGLAMRIDSTVRYPYQMTLGAIQGNDDLIYLMGKQVAQQAKRLGMHINFAPVADINNNPNNPVISFRSFGENKYKVAEKALAYMKGMQDNGLLTSAKHFPGHGDTGTDSHFDLPVIPHNLTRLDTLELYPFKVLMNNGLSGMMIAHLSIPALDNTPNLPSTLSKPIVTDLLRTKLGFQGLIFSDAMNMKGVTKYFADGKADAMGMEAGMDVLEFTEDVSKAVAEIKKSIADGKITQAEIDFRCKKVLEAKAWVGLNHYKPVDLTNLYEDLNPKSAELTNRLLTEKALTILKNDGNILPLREIDTLKIASISLGADTTTTFQKTLDLYTKVDHYYIPSKATPAQIEMVRAKLKDYNVLLVGVHLGSISPKVNYGLTDQMSSMLQELIATKKAVISIFGNPYVLNKIPNSENAKALVMAYQLTPYTQDLSAQLIFGAIPAKGKLPVTVNTQFPYLAGIETQALGRLKYTIPEELGLDSKLITFKIDSIANLAINEKATPGCVVQLAKDGKVFFRKAYGKHTYEGTANVKLTDLYDLASVTKITASTLALMSLYDQKKFYLDATMKDYIPEFKKSNKADLTWRRVLTHSARLKSYIMFWKEAKNPDGTLKKEVFSTTQSKKYPTSVVGDSLFIRKNYVKTLYKGIKDSPLNKDEGYVYSDLSFLLYPKIVKSLTGVEFEDYLKNNFYSKLGATTLTFNPKRFYKLEDIVPSERDTFFRQTLIHGQVHDEAAAMMGGLSGHAGLFGDANDVMKVWQMYLQNGYYGGQQLISKDALFEFTRYQYPEMGSRRGLGFDKPTFKYSGNAPKYAHPMSFGHTGFTGIMVWADPSNNLNYVFLSNRVYPTRENPKISQLNIRTAIMDVVYEALRKK, encoded by the coding sequence ATGAAAAAAGCTATAATTTTCTTCGTTTTTCACCTTTTGTTATTTGCTTTCAGCAATTCCAAAGCGCAAACTACGACACCGCCACAATTTTTAAACAAAAACCGTCAGTGGGTAGATTCTGTTTTTGCAACTTTAACGCCGGACGAACGAATTTCACAATTAATCATGGTTGCCGCAGTTTCTGATGTGAAACGCGCTGTGATTGACCCCAAAACCAGTAATCCGGCATTTATTGAAAAGCTGATCAAAGAAAATAAAATCGGGGGAATTGTATTTTTTCAGGGCGGCCCGGTTCCACAAGCCAGACTGACCAATTACTACCAATCCATTTCAAAAGTTCCTCTTTTAGTAGCCATGGACGCTGAATTTGGTTTGGCGATGCGGATCGACAGTACCGTTCGCTATCCATATCAAATGACGCTCGGAGCAATTCAAGGAAATGATGATCTGATTTATTTAATGGGAAAACAGGTTGCCCAGCAGGCAAAACGGCTGGGAATGCATATCAATTTTGCACCGGTTGCAGATATAAATAACAACCCCAATAATCCCGTTATCAGCTTCCGCTCTTTTGGAGAGAACAAATATAAAGTGGCCGAAAAAGCACTTGCTTACATGAAAGGTATGCAGGATAACGGCTTATTAACCAGCGCAAAACATTTCCCAGGTCACGGTGATACAGGAACCGATTCCCATTTTGATCTTCCGGTAATTCCACATAATCTGACACGACTTGATACGCTTGAACTTTATCCTTTCAAGGTTTTGATGAACAATGGTTTGAGCGGAATGATGATCGCGCACCTTAGTATTCCGGCTTTGGATAATACGCCCAATTTGCCGTCAACTTTATCAAAACCGATTGTTACAGATTTGCTTCGCACCAAACTTGGATTTCAGGGTTTGATATTTTCTGATGCCATGAACATGAAAGGCGTTACCAAATATTTCGCCGATGGAAAAGCGGATGCAATGGGCATGGAAGCGGGAATGGATGTTCTGGAATTTACAGAAGATGTTTCCAAAGCAGTTGCGGAAATCAAAAAAAGTATTGCAGATGGAAAAATTACGCAGGCAGAAATTGATTTTCGCTGTAAAAAAGTTTTGGAAGCAAAAGCATGGGTTGGTTTGAATCATTACAAACCGGTTGATCTTACCAATCTATATGAAGATCTAAATCCCAAATCGGCTGAACTTACCAATCGTTTACTGACCGAAAAGGCATTGACAATTTTAAAAAATGACGGAAATATTCTTCCGCTTCGTGAAATTGACACGCTAAAAATCGCCTCCATTTCTCTTGGTGCCGACACCACTACCACTTTTCAAAAAACGCTTGATCTGTATACAAAAGTGGATCATTATTATATTCCTTCAAAAGCGACGCCGGCACAGATAGAAATGGTGCGGGCTAAATTGAAAGACTATAATGTGCTTCTGGTTGGCGTACATTTGGGCAGTATTTCGCCAAAAGTAAACTATGGACTTACAGATCAAATGAGTTCTATGCTGCAGGAATTGATTGCTACAAAAAAAGCAGTTATTTCCATTTTTGGGAATCCTTATGTTTTGAACAAAATCCCAAACTCCGAAAATGCCAAAGCGCTGGTAATGGCTTATCAGCTTACGCCATATACGCAGGATTTGTCTGCTCAACTTATTTTCGGCGCAATTCCTGCCAAAGGGAAATTGCCGGTGACCGTAAATACGCAATTCCCTTATCTGGCCGGCATTGAAACGCAAGCTTTGGGACGACTAAAATATACCATTCCTGAAGAACTTGGTCTGGATTCCAAACTGATCACTTTCAAAATCGACTCGATTGCAAACCTGGCTATTAATGAAAAAGCAACACCGGGTTGCGTTGTTCAGCTTGCGAAAGACGGAAAAGTTTTTTTCCGCAAAGCTTATGGAAAACATACTTATGAAGGAACTGCGAATGTGAAACTGACGGATTTATATGATCTGGCTTCGGTAACAAAAATCACAGCATCCACTCTTGCGCTGATGAGTTTGTACGACCAGAAAAAATTCTATCTGGATGCGACGATGAAAGATTACATTCCTGAATTTAAAAAATCAAACAAAGCAGATCTGACCTGGCGTCGGGTTTTGACGCATAGTGCGCGTTTGAAATCTTATATCATGTTCTGGAAGGAAGCGAAAAATCCGGACGGGACTTTAAAAAAAGAAGTTTTCAGCACTACACAGTCAAAAAAATATCCTACTTCGGTTGTTGGAGACAGTCTTTTTATTCGTAAAAATTACGTTAAAACGCTTTACAAAGGCATCAAGGATTCTCCTCTGAATAAAGATGAGGGATATGTGTACAGCGATTTATCTTTCCTTCTTTATCCAAAAATCGTAAAGAGTTTGACAGGTGTTGAGTTTGAAGACTATTTGAAAAATAATTTTTACAGCAAACTGGGTGCAACCACTTTAACTTTCAATCCAAAACGTTTTTACAAACTGGAAGATATTGTTCCGTCAGAAAGAGATACATTTTTCCGTCAGACTTTAATTCACGGACAGGTGCATGACGAAGCGGCCGCAATGATGGGCGGTTTGAGCGGTCACGCGGGACTTTTTGGTGATGCGAATGATGTAATGAAAGTTTGGCAGATGTATTTGCAAAACGGTTATTACGGCGGTCAGCAGTTGATTAGCAAAGATGCTTTATTTGAATTTACGCGTTACCAATATCCCGAAATGGGAAGTCGCCGTGGATTAGGATTTGATAAACCAACCTTTAAATATTCCGGAAATGCGCCTAAATATGCCCATCCGATGAGTTTTGGACATACCGGATTTACCGGAATTATGGTTTGGGCTGATCCGTCTAACAATCTGAATTATGTATTTCTGTCAAACCGGGTTTATCCGACAAGAGAAAATCCAAAAATCTCACAGCTCAACATCAGAACGGCGATCATGGACGTTGTTTACGAGGCTTTGAGGAAAAAATAA
- the chrA gene encoding chromate efflux transporter: MSNPIRRFRYIIYLLDILLLSFTAFGGPQVHLMMMIERLVKKRRYITEEELLELQALCQILPGPSSTQTVTAIGLKIGGQPLAYLSLLVWSLPAMLLMTLAAIGVHLLEQKKISLSFTRFVGPMAVAFLMHGAYAIARKVIHNFQGWSFLIISTILAYLFPSPYMTPLLIVSGGVAASLNFRQHEKMERGPIKITWRPLIFWISVLLVAAGIGTVTKSLPVRLFENFYRNGSMVFGGGQVLIPILYNEFVEFKHYLTDQEFLSGMALTQIVPGPVFSVATYVGSLSMQSYGITGQIIGGFVSTAGIFLPGTFFIFFAYPIWGQLKKYRGIRASLDGLHATSCGLTIAAAISLFEPMAVDWQSVLTVLITLLILFFTKIPSYLLIILGLLLGLLIV; encoded by the coding sequence TTGAGTAACCCCATCCGCCGGTTTCGTTATATCATTTATCTTCTGGACATTCTTTTGCTGTCATTTACGGCATTTGGAGGTCCGCAGGTACATCTTATGATGATGATCGAAAGGCTGGTCAAGAAACGAAGATATATTACCGAGGAAGAACTACTTGAATTACAGGCACTCTGCCAGATTCTTCCCGGTCCGAGTTCTACACAAACGGTTACTGCAATTGGTTTAAAAATCGGCGGACAACCTTTGGCTTATCTTAGTTTGCTGGTCTGGTCATTACCAGCCATGCTGCTGATGACGCTCGCAGCAATTGGTGTTCATCTTTTGGAACAAAAGAAAATCTCACTTTCCTTCACGCGTTTTGTGGGCCCGATGGCCGTTGCATTTTTGATGCACGGAGCTTACGCCATTGCCCGGAAGGTAATTCATAATTTTCAGGGGTGGAGTTTTTTGATCATTTCCACAATTCTGGCGTATCTTTTTCCCTCGCCTTATATGACGCCGCTTCTGATCGTTTCAGGCGGGGTCGCGGCTTCCTTAAATTTCCGTCAACACGAAAAAATGGAACGCGGGCCGATCAAAATTACCTGGCGGCCGCTTATTTTCTGGATATCGGTATTGCTGGTAGCAGCCGGAATTGGTACGGTTACGAAATCTTTACCCGTTCGTCTTTTTGAAAACTTTTACCGTAACGGAAGTATGGTTTTTGGCGGCGGACAAGTTTTGATTCCTATTCTTTATAACGAGTTTGTAGAATTTAAGCATTACCTGACCGATCAGGAATTTCTTTCCGGAATGGCTTTAACGCAGATAGTTCCCGGACCGGTTTTTTCGGTCGCAACTTATGTGGGAAGTTTATCAATGCAGTCGTATGGCATAACCGGACAAATCATCGGTGGTTTTGTTTCAACGGCTGGTATCTTTTTGCCAGGGACATTTTTTATCTTTTTCGCCTACCCTATCTGGGGACAATTGAAAAAATATCGTGGAATCCGTGCGTCACTGGACGGGCTTCATGCCACAAGCTGCGGACTTACGATCGCCGCCGCCATTTCACTTTTTGAACCGATGGCTGTTGACTGGCAGTCGGTTCTTACCGTTTTAATTACCTTATTGATCCTGTTTTTTACCAAAATCCCTTCTTACCTGCTCATCATCCTTGGGCTTCTTTTAGGATTATTAATTGTATAA